A window from Pangasianodon hypophthalmus isolate fPanHyp1 chromosome 4, fPanHyp1.pri, whole genome shotgun sequence encodes these proteins:
- the si:ch73-174h16.4 gene encoding leucine-rich repeat-containing protein 14 encodes MVLSLVYLCAREVVSDHGLSAAWLSCVPRELYRPLLDAAFAHSRPLAIGELVQRWPERTLSIGGRKTRDHDPPNRLCVQALLLAVVRGLTDKRCRLQVLDLCGLQCEDGRSEDAMGGWSLTVALCSTLLQARNVAAASRGRRQDDREKKKRGLETERERDGAVKRDRAGLKKEEGEKMDCGDNAAPERGISTSEEEKVKGVRRRMELQRRIGAQPQQVPSREDVLVDIRADLFVNARSWERVRGALSLSGPLRLHCRFLRVEELPASSIASLLHLLPQEELLGLDVRYSSLGVSGLALLLPQLAPFPRLSSLRLHYCNLDVQRARPGQQEALQDVSRGLGELKRLRRLSLTALRLPGHLRLLLSSLSEPLEALELPYLSLTSGDVAYLSRSPHASSLAELDLSENRLDESSLHSLRHLLARAERCLTRLSLCGCGLSDGPLGALLPALGQCHALRSLRLALNPLSRAALVELARAAAGMDSLRLLLYPNPLEEYEPGLPPLPSSAQLLDWPLIEESDVKELTLMQLDEVLRAKGRMRDLLMTSDLLKYSTDLAMDD; translated from the exons ATGGTCCTGTCGTTGGTGTACCTGTGTGCGCGGGAGGTGGTCAGTGATCACGGGTTGTCGGCTGCGTGGCTGAGCTGTGTGCCGCGCGAGCTCTACAGGCCGCTGCTGGACGCCGCGTTCGCTCACAGTCGCCCGCTGGCCATCGGAGAGCTGGTGCAGCGCTGGCCTGAGCGGACCCTCAGCATCGGGGGACGGAAAACACGTGACCATGATCCACCAAACCGCCTGTGTGTCCAGGCCCTGCTGCTCGCCGTGGTCAGGGGCTTGACGGATAAGAg ATGTCGTCTGCAGGTGCTGGATCTTTGCGGGCTGCAGTGCGAGGACGGCCGCTCGGAGGACGCGATGGGCGGCTGGTCCCTCACCGTGGCGTTGTGCTCCACGCTGCTGCAGGCGAGAAACGTGGCCGCTGCCTCCAGGGGGCGCAGACAAGACGAccgagagaagaaaaagagagggctGGAGACGGAGAGAGAGCGGGACGGTGCGGTGAAACGAGACCGAGCCGGACTGAAGAAGGAGGAAGGGGAGAAGATGGATTGCGGTGATAACGCAGCGCCTGAACGAGGGATTTCGACATCAGAAGAGGAGAAGGTGAAGGGCgtgaggaggaggatggagcTGCAGAGGAGAATCGGAGCTCAGCCGCAGCAGGTTCCCAGCAGAGAGGACGTTCTGGTGGACATCAGGGCCGATCTGTTTGTGAACGCGCGATCCTGGGAGCGTGTGCGCGGGGCGCTAAGCCTCTCCGGCCCCCTGCGGCTTCACTGCCGCTTCCTGCGTGTGGAGGAGCTGCCCGCGTCCTCCATCGCCTCCCTGCTGCACCTGCTGCCCCAGGAGGAGCTCCTCGGTCTGGATGTGCGCTACTCCAGCCTGGGCGTGTCAGGGTTAGCGCTGCTGTTGCCCCAGTTAGCACCTTTTCCTCGACTCAGCTCGCTCCGGCTGCACTACTGCAACCTGGATGTGCAGCGCGCTCGTCCCGGCCAGCAGGAGGCGCTGCAGGACGTGTCTCGAGGGCTTGGAGAGCTGAAGCGGCTGCGCAGGCTGAGTCTCACTGCTCTGCGTCTGCCGGGACACCTGCGCCTGCTGCTCAG CTCTCTGTCGGAGCCACTGGAGGCGCTGGAGCTGCCATACCTCAGCCTGACGTCCGGGGACGTGGCGTACCTCTCGCGCAGCCCTCACGCGTCCTCCCTCGCCGAGCTGGACCTGAGTGAGAACAGGCTGGACGAGTCGTCTCTGCACTCCCTGCGCCATCTCCTCGCCCGGGCCGAGCGCTGCCTGACGCGCCTGTCTCTGTGCGGCTGCGGACTCTCGGACGGCCCCCTGGGGGCGCTGCTGCCCGCGCTGGGGCAATGCCACGCCCTCCGCAGCCTCCGATTGGCACTGAACCCGCTCTCCAGGGCGGCGCTGGTGGAGTTAGCGCGGGCCGCGGCAGGCATGGACTCCCTGAGGCTCCTCCTCTACCCTAACCCGCTGGAGGAGTACGAGCCCGGGCTGCCCCCCCTGCCCTCCAGCGCACAGCTCCTCGACTGGCCTCTTATCGAAGAGTCGGACGTCAAAGAGCTCACGCTGATGCAGCTGGACGAGGTTTTGAGAGCCAAAGGGCGCATGCGGGACCTCTTAATGACCTCTGACCTGCTGAAATATAGCACTGACCTAGCAATGGATGATTAG